The sequence ACTACGTTTCTTCAGATTATGATAAATTTTAAGAATCGAAGGTCTGCTACTACAATTTGCCTATTGTCATTAATTTCTATcataatttgatgatttatgtgGGACTAAATCTTTAAATATTCCTCATAGAATTGATACTATTGGTGTCATATCAATAGTGAAAGAATTGTTTAAAGGGCATCCTAATTTACTCCGTGGATTAAATCCTTTCTTGCCTGAGGGTTATGAAATTTCAATCCTCAATGAAGATGAGAAGAAAGCAAACTACTATGAACAAGCATTAACTTTTGTGGGAAAAATAAAGGTTACATTACTGTTATCTTACGATTTTAATAATAAGAAGCATGTCGTGTTCCTTTTTAAAAAGCTTTAGTCTTAACATACTcgcatataatttttttacagGAGCGTTTAGGAAATGACGATGAATACAAATCCTTCCTAGATATTATGTGCAAGTATGGGAAGGAGCGCAATGACGTCAACAAGTTGTACCATAAGGTGGTAAAATATttattatctaaatacatatatTATAGATGATCTTCATGTTCTTATTTGTTATTACTATTTTCTTATTTGTGTAGATTGCCACACTTCTCAATGACTATCCAGATTTGCTAGAGGAGTTCACTAGATTCTTTCGAGATGATTCAGTTACTATCAATTTATTGTCTAATTTGAACGATGATAGAACATCGTTGAATTGAAATGTAGCACTTCTGATCTCGTGCCCTTTTGTTCAAATTTACAATGATGCATGTATATTTAAtagttttttcaaattattttagtgAAAACCTAAATCTTTGTATCTAATTattcatcatttctttttatCTAGCCCTGCATTGGTTGCTAAATACTATAAACATTGACAATTTGGGAGGTATATTagttttttcttcctttttttgggTTAATAAATCATTAGAGATACACTATGTTTGTATTAATTGTGCATACATTAAGCATTCTAGAATTATCAAATCTCATCATAGTGGTGTAAGTTAGGCTATAAAAATATAACTTATCCATTCCATTCATGTTTGGGATAATATATCCATTTGTCCATTTCAACACACGTCGTGAAAAAGATGGACTAATATGTAACCAAAATTAACTCACAAGAGATGTTGTCAAActagtttcaaaaatattttcttatttgatattaaaaaattattagatatcaaaaatttatgaaaaaacaaacaaaataattaaaatttagtaaattaaGCGAATTGATTATGACCCACATCCTATTCCAATAAATTTCACTCCAAATAACTTTTTAATGTATCAATAACTCTTCTATTTATTAACTTCATTCATTTTAATTCACCTAAATTCAGCACCATCAACCCATTTGACATATCCAATCACCTGAGTTAATATTAAGGAGCATTAGACTTTAGATCACataaaatttggtgaaaaatgtGACCACATAACCTTCATGTCATTTGAAGTGGATTGTAGTGACTTCAAATTTATCACTTAACCAAAATAATCAATTTCATTTtctgaaaatttttaaattgacctCATAAAGTCATTTAGTTCATAATGCTAGAGTAATTGTATATATAATCCAGTACAATCTAAGACCTCGCAAAAATTGATGTAAATTATTAATCACATCATTTTTTTCTATCTGagataaattattaattacaaaTTTATCACTTAACTCAAAATACTACAAAAGAACTGATTGCACTTTGTGGAATTCacataatttcataattaaaatcTAATAGTCTTAGATAGAACAGTGTAGAGAACACGTATTATGAAAGAAGATTAGTAGGGTAGGAATGttttcttactttttattttatggtTTAATTAGGCTTGTTGGTGTTTGTCGTTGTACTAGCCATAGTATTGTAGTTCTTGCTTGTGATATCTATCATAGTCTTGTGTTTGTTGTGCTTGGATTGTCTActattttattgttgttcttgtttcttCTTGCAGATTTTGAATTGTTTCTCTtgttagttttcatattttcttcactgtttccttcttctttgtacTTGGACTTGTTGTACTTAAACTAAGAGTCTTTCGAAAATTGGCTCTCTGCTCCATGAAGTAGTAATGAGGACTACATACACTCTATCCTTTTCAGATCTCACTTGTGGGCCTTTTActtggtatgttattgttgttatcgTTATTATAACCTAGAGTGACGCGACATAACCTAgcataatttaattttcaataagAAGAATTGCAAAATACAATTTAGATTATAGTCTtgttgatataatttcattacaTCTCGAGATTTCAAATGGACAaaaaatgaattttataaatatgAAGCAAAAGAACCAATCCTTCTACAAAAAAACTCCTCCTCAATTAATGTATGTTCTTTTAGAAGTAATTttgatttaaagatgaaaaaCTGAAATGTATGCAATAATTTTACAGTGAAAAACTGTTGTATATagtttcaaaatatgaatatacAAAAGTCTTAGTGTTTCGTTACATAAACTAATACTAATACATAAATATTGATGAGAAGAGATATGCAACGTGTGACACTTCTTGCCAATTGATACATCTAAAAATTATACCCGAAGTTGTTATGATACATCTAAACTATATGGGGATCCTATTTAATTACCTTCCCCTCCCTCCCCacctcattttttttgtattttcatgttgACATGGCTGCCAAGTCAacacaagaaaatcacaaaaataatccGCTACTTGACATCCACATCACCAAAAAGAAgcacaaaaatatagaaaaatgaaTTTAGGAAGATAATAGAACCCTCGTAAAATTATGTGGCATAGCAACATCGGGTATAGTTCAAAAGATACTTGTGCCTTGTCACAATTTATCACAACAACATTAACGTAACCATCATATACGATAATTTTATACTGATGAGCACAATTTTAGAATATGATGTTcgaacaattttaatattttgtagcATATAACACAAacttatacaaatacataatgtTGATAAGAAAGATCTGAccacatattttattttatttttcattttgagaTGAATTACACTGACTATATATTAAGAACATAACcaaaaatactaacaaaatactaAAGGCTCTTTTTTGGAATATTAATAAATCTTATAATGTAATCAAACGTAACCTAGAGTAATATAGTGTGAtctaaaataatctaattatttattatgaaaattgataagtataattttaaaaatttaaaatattcaacAGCGTCTTAGTGTTCAATCGACATGATTCCATTTGCTCTCAAATTtgcaaatatataaaaagaacttatattagatataaataaaaaataatcgatTATTGTATAAATGAAGCATTTTGAGTAATTATTTCTTTGAATTAATATGTTTTGTGAAAAAACATATATGTAATAAATTTATAGTGACAATTTCTTTgcataaatcaaatatatgtaTCAATTATTCAAACAAAATTGTTTGTATCGTGTAAGTTActtaagaattttaaaatttggactgattaatgaatttcaaaatatGCACATGCATTAATTTCGAGTCTATTTCAATATTATTCCTTTTTTACATAGCAATCAAATTGCGTTgagattatataaatataaatagtcTGATATCGAAAGAACATATTTTATGCAAAACATAAGATATACAACAGTAAcattttttttcctcaatttattttttcacttcACCTATTTATCTTTTAGTTCTTTGTTTCTCAAACTTTTATATGTGTGTTATAgttcttccaagttcaagaggagggaaaaagaaggaaaaaggaaaaagggaaaaggaaaaaGTAAAGATAATTTTTCATCATCTGAATCATTGATTTAACTTTTTTGATTGATAGATCTgctaagatattttatttttatttttcagaagaCATCAAGAGGTGAGTTCTTTTAGAGAACGAGGTATGtttaattgttatttctttgtcTTGTCTATTGTAAAAGTTGTTGCAGAATTTACTTTTCTGTTTTCACAGCATGAAGCGATTGAGAGATGAGTCAAATGATAAACATCCATTTGACTCTTTTCGTGGAAAATGGTAAgctcttcataatttttttatgtacatgacttgtttgttttctttgaatttgttggattattgataaattaatgatttttagatgttatatgttgtgtggtgtctataattttatgattttttatgtaCATGACTTTATGCTATTTTTCGTTTTTTGTCATATCTAATAAGTTAGCATATGTCTTACCATTTTTATTATCTACCACTAAGAATTATCAGACACAAATGAAGATAACGATTTGGGTATTTACCCATGTTGTGTTTGTACGAGTGTGCCTTATTtgctttttatttgtttgttaatTCAATTTTAGGGCAAAATTGTTATAAAATAGCAATAGATCCACTATTTATTTGGTTATATCAATCGTTTCAAGGAATTTGTCAATTTTGAATGAACTATCAAAAACTTTTACAATTAGTCCAAAATAAGCACAGATTTAAAATTAATGTAACTGTATCTTAACGCTATTAGAATATATGAGAAAAAGAGATTCACAACAATAAATTTGATCGATAACTTTTAATTGAGGTTCTAtctgttatgtttttttttttctcaaataaatatAAAGTCAATCACAAATTTCTGAAAGTGGTCTTAGCGGAAGAGGTGGTGGCAAAAGTGTTGGCAGAGTTGATTCTAGTAAACAAAAATTGACAATTAATGATGCATTTTCTAATTTGAAACAAGCTAGGAACTTGTTTTGACACCAAAGGGTAAAGTATAACATGTTCCTTcatattatgataaattttaaGAATTGAAGAGTTGCTATGACAAATTACAATTTGCCTAAAgcaagttttataatttttttctatcacATAGAATTGTCAGGTAAAACTGAAGATAAAGAGAGTTGTATTGGTTTGGATGGATCTTCACCCATTTGGGGAAACATTGTGTGCACTCTTGAATATATATTAGCTAGTTAAGTTAATCTTAtaagaaaaaatgaaggaaatgatCCACTATAAAATAATTACCAAAAATGGCTCAAGCATTGGTAACCACTCCTATCTTTTCTCTCTCCCACCTAGGGGTAttcatggtttggttaaaaaccaaaccgaaccgcgaaccaaaccaaatcgattaaaaaaattgatatttggttaggtttggtttggttttaaatttttaaaatcgatacttatgttgtttgattttagttttactctaaataaccgacaaaataatcaaatcaaaccgataaaaataatatatatatatatatatgtatgtatgtatatatatgtatacacacacatatatatgcatatatagattgtttatatactattcataaataaaatataaatattttttatattttaaattttaatcatgaatttaactttagtcgtatcacttttagtcatatgtctccaTCTAGTTGATGGTTATGAGATTCTATATGATTTTCGCACTTTAAATGACAAAcaatactaattgtgaaaattatcttgttaTCTATGGGATTTTATAGGTGAGTTTTATTAGACCATAGATAATCactagttttgaactttctttttggtcCCTATATATTGAGCAAAAAAtttatgtgtttaccttttgggggggttatcatatcattctcttatatgtagtttctaaatacttttgtcgaagcgttcatatggtgttATTCATGGTTTTGCCTAAGTATACCACCAAACCAACATATGAAATGTCAAcgttggtttggtttggttttagaaatttaaaaaccaactaagttggtttggttatgattttgaccaatCACCGACCAataccgacccatgaacacccctactcccacccttaaattttgattttaattatatttgtttagTAAATTTGTTATCctattaaattaatattagaaTCAATGGTCATTTTTTCATCTTCATTTAATTTTGTGTATAATAATGTGAATACATTGGTTATATGTCATATATTTATAGCTATACattatttatactatattgatacactatatatatatattatataacaaTGTATAAACATTATATAACGATATATATGGATGTATATACATCAAATATACATGGTTATACGTTATTCACACAATATAGatacattacattacatataCATGCATGCGTCCATTAGCTGATTTTTTCGTTTCCTGATATCATTGTGTAAGAAATCCGAAAATAAAGTATCTCTTTTAATTATATACAATGAATTTAATAAGGCTTAAAACCTTAAATATGTTCTAATTGAGATACATGTGTATAAATAatgagataatttattttatatcattaacTTAACTATCTAATAATTGTTTGACTGTGTGTACAATAGGTTTTAAAAATCTAAACATATTACCATGTGTTAGGTGCTcaattaaaataagtatttaatcaagtatctaaataaaatatattgacaaATTTAATGTTAAGCCTTACGTCTCAAATATTCCACTTGTTATCTCCAACAATTACTTTTGTAGTAACTTTGGTTACCGAGAATTATTTATGTGTGAACAGATCACCTGTCTATATTAGAATTTGAGCTCTGATCTCAAATTCATGGTTACACCTCTCCCTTCATTTTGAAGCATTATATTTGAGTGGCTATATATGACTATGATtctaatgtatttttttatttttctcaaatgaatTAGTTATGATCAATCACAAGTTGGTGAAACTAGTTTGGCCGAAAGAGGAGGTGGCAGTCGCAGAACTGGCAATAATTGCGTTGGTGCTGGTGCTAGTAAGCCCGAAGTTGACAAAAAATTTGCCTCTGAACAAGCAATTAATTTCGTGAATAAAATAAAGGTAACATTTCTATTACCTTAtgatttaataatatataaaagccTATGTTTTTCTTCTATAAAAAACTTTACTCCTAACTTTTTGATAATAACTTCTTCCAGGAACGTTTAGGAAATGATTATAAGTACAAATCATTCTTAGATATTATTCTCTTGTATGGGAATCATGAGGGCAAGGACATTAAAGAGATGTACAATGAGGTGATAAAATTTGTAATTTGGATACACAAATATTATAGAGGACCTTTGTCATGTTTTCTTGTTACTATGTGTAGGTTTCTATTCTTCTTAATGACCATTCAGATTTGCTAGATGAGTTCACCAGATTCTTGCCATATTCAACTACTGTCAATCCGTTGGATCATGCTGTTATTAATAATCAAAAAGGTTGAATATTTGTACTATTCTTTGCTAGAAATTGCTTACAGATGtctcatagtttctttttggtattatttCACTTTGATTTTGGTAAATTTGTTGGTGTATGCATTTGTTTTTAGTATAATGTTTCTAAGTTTGGTAAATattctttttaatataatttgCTTGATCTTGTCAGATACGTATCGCAAAGAGTTCACTTTCTGTGAAAAGGTAAAAGAAAGACTACAAAGTCCAACTGATTATCAGGCATTCTTAAAATGTCTCCATATTTATAGCACAGAAAGAATTACAAGGAACAAGTTACAAAGTTTGGTACGTCTATCATGCGATTAATCGAGCTTTTTAATTTCAATACGgcattaatttttattaattctGCTATCTGTGGTTTGCTTGACTGTATTCAGTAttagattcattttttattaaacatgttCTCTTTTTTACCACAATAGAGAGAAACATAGGTACTAAATCTTGTTCTTATTGGATTTTATGGTATTAATATCTTTGAAATGATGAACAAGTCGGTCtggctgttgttgttgttgtttaagcATCATAGATTTGAAAGCGAAAATGATACTCATTTCAGATTGCTGATACACTTGGAAAACATCCTGATCTTATAGAGGGATTCAATAAATTTATAGAGTGTCATGAACAAGTTGGTAAgtcttgaaattaatttcatgATAGAAAACTTGTTGTGTTACATAAGTATATATGTGATTCCATATTGATTGGTTAATGCTTTTGCAGTTGAATTTCTTGCAAGTGAAACAACTAAGTGGAATGAAGGGAATACCAACTCCAAGTTAGTAAAGAAAGAAGTGAAAGACATTGAGAAGAAGTGTAAAACTGAGGCTCCTTCAACTTatcaaataaaagaagaaaatgaggctCCTCCACAGAGAATTAAGTTTGAAGAAGCTATCAGCTTTGTGAAGAAACTGAAGGTTATTTTCTTATCTTCTGAATTAGTGAATTCGATAAtaagtctttatttttttccttttttactagTTCTTATCTGCATGCATTGTACGTACGTATATTTCATAACAGTTAGtattataaaatttgtatttaaagcaataatattttaagatttcgtCCTATAAAGTTAACGTAAAAACTAAATGAATAggaaaaattatgtattttggaATGATTCTTGTTCTAATGTGAATTTGGAGTATTGAAATAAAAAACTGAAAAGTTTGGGAAGTGAATTATATTCTATCGTGtcataaaaatgaggaaataacGAGCCTCTGATTAATCATAATATTATTGCATTGCTAATAACACCGTACAAGAAAATAATGAGgttctttaattaattaaaaaggtTAGACATTGAAGTTTCCAAGAATTACATAatcattattataattttattcaatATGAAATGCACATACGAAAGGTAGAGTTTTAATTGTTGAGGTTACCACTTCGTGCAGAAACATTTTCAAAACGATGACCATTTGTTCAAATCCTTCTTCGACAATTTGAAGATGTACAGAGAGGAGCACAAAAATATCTCTGAAGTCTACCATAAGGTGATAAGTCGTTTTTAATTtggatgcttttttttttttttacaaaatggTTTTTTTGCATAGGTAAAGGAAATTAACTATGAGAGGCAAAGCCACTTGATAAGCTGGGACATCTTAAGAATATTTAAGAAACTCAAACTTGTCTATTATTCCTCTACATAAGACACAAAAATTTAACAAAATCACACTTGTCGTCTATCATCTGCAACCTTAACTATAAGAGGCTATTCCTCTTGATAAGTCATACCAtcgtaaaaaaaaattcacaaaattaaaCACTTGTCTGCCCTATGCAGCCTGAGCTTTAAGAATACCAACATCATCATCGGCAAACTTCAATTTAGAAGCAATTCAAgacattattttttcttcttactaATAAAAGCAATACGTTGCTGTGCCAATTGATCACTAGCAGCCACCACAGTCGCATCTAAATCATCAACTACAATCGTCATAGCATCTAACTGCTTCTTCAAATCAGTTAGTTTAGGCCTCATTATGTCCCGTAAATACATTgtcttttctttaatttggatGCACAAATAGTACAATATGTAAGTTGTCAAACTTTTCGATGATcttcatgtttttatttatgactATCTTCATTTTTGTATTGCATAGGTTGCCAAACTTCTCAATGGTCATCCAGATTTGCTTAAAGAATTCACAAAATTGTTGGCAGACTCTTCAGCCATTGACATTCTTAAACACTATCTTTATTAGTAACCATCCTCCTTTTGCAAATTATGAATTAACTTAATATATTTTCGAAGATTGATGTTGCTTGGAATTTTTTGTGctgttttaattttaattagtaaAGATTCATTTTGATTagctaaaaaattattaatgatttcttgaataatatctTTCCTTCTAGCAAATCAACagtgttcttttattttctcatttgtaATTGTTCATAATACATGAAAAGAGATGCAACAAGGTATTTCAAAAGATACATAACctttaacttcacatattaatatgcttctcaataaaagtaaagattagttctagttaataagatgttagtTATTTGTTTGCAATGCATTAactttggatgttgttgttaaaactttatttattaatataaagtttgagtTGTCTagttcaaagttctaaaatatttattgtaaaaatgagaacttatttcttttttttatatattattttttagataagcttttaaaaatgtatttcacaatcttcattattatttcaagtgaagttATTTCATAGAGtttactattaaaatttttgaggccTCAAATTTTTAGGGCCTAAAACGAATGTTTTACTAGTCTTACCCTTGAGCCACCCTTGGATACAACTAAATCAAAAGGTAATCTTGTTTGGTTTGACTGATATATAAATTTTACTGTATCTTATCGTTAAGTTTCATCATTAGGTAACGACGAAAAGACTCATTTTATTAAACGACCTATTTAGTGGGATTGTATCGTTAccttattattttttctcattttacctAACTTATTAGTTAATAATCATATTTTATCCTCGTACCCTGTTTTTCTAATAAGTTTATCctttaaattattgatgtatGATATTATGT comes from Capsicum annuum cultivar UCD-10X-F1 chromosome 2, UCD10Xv1.1, whole genome shotgun sequence and encodes:
- the LOC107858395 gene encoding paired amphipathic helix protein Sin3-like 2 produces the protein MSYNQSQVPASALDRRGGNRVDGVGASNPKLTIDDAFSYLKQVRDMFPYQREKYTTFLQIMINFKNRRIDTIGVISIVKELFKGHPNLLRGLNPFLPEGYEISILNEDEKKANYYEQALTFVGKIKERLGNDDEYKSFLDIMCKYGKERNDVNKLYHKIATLLNDYPDLLEEFTRFFRDDSVTINLLSNLNDDRTSMKRLRDESNDKHPFDSFRGKCYDQSQVGETSLAERGGGSRRTGNNCVGAGASKPEVDKKFASEQAINFVNKIKERLGNDYKYKSFLDIILLYGNHEGKDIKEMYNEVSILLNDHSDLLDEFTRFLPYSTTVNPLDHAVINNQKDTYRKEFTFCEKVKERLQSPTDYQAFLKCLHIYSTERITRNKLQSLIADTLGKHPDLIEGFNKFIECHEQVVEFLASETTKWNEGNTNSKLVKKEVKDIEKKCKTEAPSTYQIKEENEAPPQRIKFEEAISFVKKLKVAKLLNGHPDLLKEFTKLLADSSAIDILKHYLY